In Prunus dulcis chromosome 2, ALMONDv2, whole genome shotgun sequence, a single genomic region encodes these proteins:
- the LOC117618440 gene encoding two-component response regulator ARR1-like has product MDAATERSEFRQSSANTKPSFVDMINILVVDDDATTLAIVSAMLKTWSYQVVSVRNPIDALATLRARKGIFDLVVTDLHMPQMNGFELQKHVHEEFKLPVIMMSADDKESVILKSLEGGVVYYIVKPVSKDDIKNVWQYAVAAKKGKSVTIEEIESAPGEAPGEVEDGSSETSSDTDEEKQDKKAETKVKRARKRHREDDNEERMVAPKKPKVVWTNSLHNQFLLAIRHIGLDKAVPKRILEFMNVPGLTRENVASHLQKYRIFLKRVAEKARLSKCLSDRVFRSSFAFGHPALVFNNVQRDQYYSQLLNPQQMGTSIASTFQPSAGNGSTLALTAAASNNLGSIQFPNYHQSSSSNGSRSFPQLIGSSQSRLFNNNQANILCQQPMLGNGNGDQLLCQANRRTAAFGVQQLMNTFGNVGMSFGLMNNNIGTNSLMHVYPQQSQPRQNGVFTFTNNPFSYNFATSGNQNSSSYTPLSSSFENMGSNVNNVNQRVPNSSHQLVSNFAVSQIMSSSGRELVGLMGSQPAGMLNNITNDIDIGGGYPNVSLTGASIGNNNGIFNSGYMAQLGASSSSMSSSAGFEISASSAYQFPPSLLKNNGDDQQQNVPVLPPPAGNINDQCGLTNMNVGGGNVENSHSGVMDNTITTDAPPTLINNNNISHEQELVGDIDDLMLSNLFMDQQNNYEPSPPPFEQQDGDQDQLPPDFASFLYQVEVPDPTADQVPNPDSYHVEDNAANDRSWNQQQEGGDQQVVNPEFGGNVFDSEDYSILFDPEHPFQDCDDDFLNAILDADM; this is encoded by the exons ATGGATGCGGCTACAGAGAGGTCTGAGTTTAGGCAATCTTCTGCAAATACCAAACCCTCTTTCGTAGATATGATCAATATCTTGGTTGTGGACGACGATGCAACCACTCTAGCTATAGTTTCAGCAATGCTTAAAACATGGAGTTACCAAG TTGTCTCGGTTAGAAACCCTATCGATGCTTTGGCTACCCTTCGAGCGAGGAAAGGCATATTTGATCTAGTTGTTACAGATCTTCATATGCCTCAGATGAATGGGTTTGAATTGCAAAAGCATGTCCATGAAGAATTTAAGCTACCTGTTATTA TGATGTCCGCAGATGACAAAGAGAGTGTGATACTAAAGAGTTTAGAGGGTGGAGTTGTGTACTATATAGTAAAGCCTGTGAGCAAAGATGACATTAAGAATGTGTGGCAGTATGCTGTTGCTGCTAAAAAGGGTAAATCGGTTACCATAGAGGAAATAGAAAGTGCTCCAGGAGAAGCACCTGGTGAGGTCGAGGATGGAAGTTCTGAGACATCTTCCGATACCGACGAAGAAAAACAGGATAAAAAGGCCGAGACCAAGGTCAAAAGGGCACGTAAGAGGCACAGGGAAGATGATAATGAAGAGCGTATGGTTGCCCCAAAGAAGCCAAAAGTGGTCTGGACAAATTCACTTCACAATCAGTTTCTGCTGGCCATCAGACACATTGGCTTAGACA AGGCTGTGCCAAAGAGGATTCTCGAGTTCATGAATGTGCCAGGCTTAACTAGAGAAAATGTAGCTAGTCATTTGCAG AAGTATCGTATCTTCTTGAAACGAGTTGCGGAGAAAGCCAGGCTATCCAAGTGCTTGTCTGATAGGGTGTTCAGGTCAAGCTTTGCATTTGGCCATCCAGCACTAGTCTTCAACAATGTCCAACGAGACCAATATTATTCACAACTCCTCAACCCACAGCAAATGGGAACATCAATTGCCTCTACATTTCAACCATCAGCTGGAAATGGAAGCACCCTAGCTCTCACTGCTGCTGCTTCCAATAACCTTGGCTCCATCCAATTCCCCAATTACCATCAATCTTCAAGCAGCAACGGCAGCAGATCCTTCCCTCAACTTATCGGTTCCAGCCAGTCACGTCTATTTAACAATAATCAAGCTAACATTCTGTGCCAGCAACCAATGCTTGGTAATGGTAATGGGGATCAGCTACTTTGCCAAGCAAACCGCCGCACGGCAGCTTTTGGGGTGCAACAATTGATGAACACTTTTGGCAATGTAGGTATGTCTTTTGGCCTAATGAACAATAATATTGGTACAAACAGTTTGATGCATGTATACCCACAACAAAGTCAGCCAAGGCAGAATGGAGTTTTCACTTTCACCAATAACCCATTCAGCTACAACTTTGCTACATCAGGAAACCAGAACAGTTCAAGTTATACTCCATTGTCTTCAAGCTTCGAGAACATGGGGTCTAATGTTAACAATGTGAACCAGCGGGTGCCAAACTCCAGTCATCAGCTGGTTAGTAACTTTGCCGTATCCCAGATTATGAGCAGCAGTGGCAGAGAGCTAGTGGGATTAATGGGTAGTCAACCAGCTGGTATGCTCAATAACATTACTAACGATATTGATATTGGTGGTGGATATCCAAATGTGAGTCTCACTGGTGCATCAATTGGGAACAATAATGGGATTTTTAATTCTGGTTACATGGCTCAATTGGGAGCTTCTTCATCGTCGATGTCTTCTTCTGCTGGGTTTGAGATTAGTGCTAGTTCTGCATACCAATTTCCACCAAGTTTGCTTAAGAACAATGGTGATGATCAGCAACAAAATGTTCCAGTGCTGCCACCGCCCGCAGGGAATATTAATGACCAATGTGGTCTGACAAATATGAATGTTGGGGGAGGAAATGTTGAAAATTCCCATAGTGGTGTCATGGATAATACTATTACTACAGATGCTCCTCCTACCTtgatcaacaacaacaatatttCTCATGAACAAGAATTGGTCGGTGACATTGATGACTTGATGCTCAGTAATCTGTTTATGGATCAGCAGAACAACTATGaaccttctcctcctccttttgAG CAACAAGATGGAGATCAAGATCAACTTCCTCCCGACTTTGCTAGTTTCTTATATCAAGTTGAAGTGCCGGACCCTACTGCCGACCAAGTTCCAAACCCTGACTCTTACCATGTCGAAGATAATGCAGCTAATGACCGATCTTGGAACCAG CAGCAGGAGGGTGGTGATCAACAAGTAGTCAACCCCGAATTCGGTGGGAACGTCTTTGACTCAGAGGACTACAGCATATTATTTGATCCAGAGCACCCTTTTCAG GATTGTGACGATGATTTCTTAAATGCCATATTGGATGCTGATATGTAA